One window from the genome of Bdellovibrio sp. NC01 encodes:
- a CDS encoding ATP-binding protein, with product MNKTNQVIDFIKDRSYQFGTVPFLKIADNERALFAVENYLQSSDVEPLIVLGPVGSGKTHLVGSVLFAQKDEGPQISLDCLISFCLRLGIMPLELDCAAIVDAFKTIFIDCIDFALRKRVSQDWLIFLEDVSRMGCKVISTVTDLWGWSHKNFRIVEISMSVSGKQQLAQFFFTQTFRRDPITDDELTLCSEASKERSFRATQGYIKKGFMLHELGESIEILWKK from the coding sequence ATGAATAAAACAAATCAAGTAATAGATTTTATAAAAGATAGAAGCTACCAGTTCGGAACAGTTCCCTTTCTCAAGATAGCGGATAATGAACGAGCGCTCTTTGCTGTAGAAAACTACCTTCAATCATCTGACGTAGAACCTCTTATTGTTCTTGGTCCCGTAGGCTCTGGAAAAACTCACCTGGTTGGATCAGTCTTGTTTGCCCAAAAAGATGAGGGTCCACAAATCAGTCTTGATTGTCTGATTAGTTTCTGCCTTCGGCTAGGGATAATGCCCTTAGAACTCGACTGTGCAGCTATAGTAGATGCGTTTAAAACCATTTTTATCGATTGCATCGACTTCGCCTTAAGAAAAAGGGTCTCTCAGGACTGGCTAATTTTCCTTGAAGACGTTTCTAGGATGGGTTGCAAAGTTATATCTACGGTTACGGATCTTTGGGGATGGTCTCACAAAAATTTTCGAATAGTGGAAATAAGTATGTCTGTTTCCGGTAAGCAGCAATTGGCACAGTTCTTCTTCACTCAGACTTTTAGAAGAGATCCAATAACCGACGACGAACTCACTCTATGCTCAGAAGCTTCTAAGGAACGCAGCTTTCGAGCAACTCAAGGCTACATAAAGAAAGGATTCATGCTCCATGAGCTCGGAGAGAGCATAGAAATCCTCTGGAAAAAATAG
- a CDS encoding helix-turn-helix transcriptional regulator has translation MPRKKRDSSSKTPLSQFLSKLLRERDLTTKELGAIAGVAPSVVQGWKDGAMPSENVASLKKLCNHFGYSLSYALTGAADDIQGDDPLKNYIEDDFFEGYAKIKITKLIPAGKFKKL, from the coding sequence GTGCCTAGAAAGAAACGCGACTCCTCATCGAAAACGCCCCTCTCCCAATTCCTTAGTAAATTACTGAGGGAAAGGGATCTAACTACGAAAGAGCTTGGAGCCATAGCAGGTGTCGCTCCATCGGTTGTTCAGGGGTGGAAGGATGGCGCAATGCCTTCGGAGAACGTCGCTAGCCTCAAGAAACTGTGCAATCACTTCGGTTACAGCTTGTCTTACGCCCTCACAGGGGCGGCTGACGATATTCAAGGCGATGATCCTTTAAAAAACTATATCGAGGATGATTTCTTTGAGGGTTATGCGAAAATTAAAATCACGAAGCTGATTCCCGCTGGAAAGTTCAAAAAGCTCTAA
- a CDS encoding topoisomerase DNA-binding C4 zinc finger domain-containing protein produces MSRYYISGRQIQLGKLIGSGGEGKVYLSAEAPSKAIKIYGDSGNSTRSEKIQKMVSLGLSKKTELISFPDEIVTSDSGKIIGFSMNFVRDHQPVHNLYGVKSRKHLFPDVDYRFLVRVATNIARAMAQVHASPCVIGDVNHSGVLISKNATVALIDADSFQLKEGGLTYPCVVGVPDFTPPELQGKSLRSVERTQIHDQFGLAVLIFQVLMMGRHPFFGKGRDLSLEECIAQNLFAYTKISSHGITPPPGVPTLDCFPEAISNAFEYSFASSGINGRTTANQWVSLLQEMENSLVKCSVNTKHYYVGQKNGCPWCKMENATGAILFNSGVSVLSSSFTIGDIEKVLSEILSFKIDDERLFPKLPDLLDPSATWLAKSAKTKRFVKKCISIFLWCVSLLSLLALFANQGIAMLICAGFFGWLAYQLGNNESKHWVTKYRDLENKWNESLISWREKVALGIFQTKYNLEKAIFELKELDKEKDYRLKKLKEGHRERQLQEFLDRHLIKNVKIKSISPSLVTSLASYGIESAADIDYNRIRNLPQFGDVRTGNLVAWRRGIEQSFQYNPSTQSRDISAQNQIANEFELKMRDKKNYIEQQKRIFDQARASISKISQFEDANLSEQHLVLEQLKVDLKFLKLPIPAPTPVAPIKKPLFAQRPQSYSGASVSQTSQSPSVTAPICPQCSSQMVRRSGRRGAFWGCSRYPRCKGTRNI; encoded by the coding sequence ATGAGTCGTTATTATATCTCAGGACGGCAAATCCAACTTGGCAAGCTCATCGGCTCGGGTGGCGAGGGAAAGGTTTATCTTTCTGCTGAGGCACCATCCAAGGCGATAAAAATATATGGTGATTCTGGTAACTCAACTAGATCTGAAAAAATCCAAAAAATGGTCTCTTTGGGCCTATCAAAGAAGACGGAATTGATTTCATTTCCGGATGAGATAGTTACGTCTGATTCAGGTAAGATAATTGGTTTTTCGATGAACTTTGTGCGTGATCACCAACCAGTACATAATTTGTATGGCGTCAAATCTAGAAAGCATCTTTTTCCTGACGTTGATTATCGATTTCTCGTTCGGGTCGCTACAAACATCGCGAGAGCGATGGCCCAAGTTCATGCATCTCCTTGCGTAATAGGAGATGTTAATCATTCGGGCGTATTAATATCAAAAAATGCTACAGTGGCCCTAATTGATGCCGACAGCTTTCAGTTGAAGGAAGGTGGGCTTACTTATCCATGCGTAGTAGGAGTTCCAGATTTTACTCCTCCCGAACTACAAGGTAAGTCTTTAAGAAGTGTCGAGAGAACACAAATTCATGATCAGTTCGGTTTAGCCGTACTGATATTTCAAGTTCTTATGATGGGCCGCCATCCGTTCTTTGGTAAAGGTCGTGACTTAAGCTTAGAGGAGTGTATTGCGCAAAACCTGTTTGCCTACACCAAGATAAGCTCACATGGTATTACGCCCCCTCCGGGTGTGCCGACACTGGATTGTTTTCCGGAGGCTATTTCAAATGCGTTTGAATATTCCTTTGCAAGCTCAGGAATCAATGGAAGAACAACAGCTAATCAGTGGGTTTCACTTTTACAGGAGATGGAAAATTCACTGGTAAAATGCTCCGTAAATACTAAGCATTACTACGTAGGTCAAAAAAATGGATGTCCTTGGTGTAAGATGGAAAATGCTACCGGAGCAATACTATTCAATAGCGGTGTCTCCGTTCTTTCTTCGTCTTTTACAATAGGAGATATAGAAAAAGTTTTGTCTGAAATTTTAAGCTTCAAAATTGACGACGAACGACTTTTTCCGAAACTTCCTGATCTTTTAGATCCCTCGGCGACATGGCTTGCAAAGTCTGCAAAAACCAAGCGATTTGTAAAGAAATGTATTTCGATTTTCCTCTGGTGTGTTTCGTTATTGTCTCTGTTAGCTCTTTTTGCGAACCAGGGAATTGCTATGTTAATTTGCGCCGGATTTTTTGGATGGTTGGCATATCAGTTAGGAAACAATGAAAGTAAGCACTGGGTTACGAAGTACCGTGATCTCGAAAATAAATGGAATGAATCTCTCATCTCGTGGAGAGAGAAAGTTGCATTAGGAATTTTTCAAACGAAGTACAATTTGGAAAAAGCCATTTTTGAATTGAAGGAATTAGATAAAGAGAAAGATTATCGATTAAAGAAATTGAAAGAAGGGCATCGAGAAAGACAACTGCAAGAATTTTTAGATAGGCATTTGATCAAGAATGTTAAGATCAAAAGTATCTCACCTTCCCTAGTAACTTCGTTGGCTTCGTATGGTATCGAGTCTGCAGCAGATATCGACTATAATAGAATTAGGAATCTCCCTCAGTTCGGGGATGTTCGTACTGGAAATCTCGTGGCTTGGCGAAGAGGGATCGAGCAGTCTTTTCAGTATAATCCCTCAACTCAGTCTCGTGATATATCTGCACAGAATCAGATAGCCAATGAGTTTGAGTTAAAAATGCGGGACAAAAAGAACTACATAGAACAACAAAAGAGAATATTTGATCAGGCTCGAGCATCAATTAGTAAAATTTCTCAATTCGAAGATGCGAATCTGAGCGAACAGCATTTAGTCCTAGAACAGTTGAAAGTTGATTTAAAATTTTTAAAATTGCCGATTCCTGCGCCAACCCCAGTTGCGCCTATTAAAAAGCCTCTTTTTGCGCAGAGACCTCAATCGTATAGTGGCGCATCTGTTTCACAAACCTCGCAGAGCCCAAGTGTAACTGCACCAATTTGCCCACAGTGCAGTAGTCAAATGGTTCGTCGCTCTGGAAGGCGTGGTGCTTTTTGGGGGTGTTCACGCTATCCGAGATGTAAAGGCACAAGAAATATTTAG
- a CDS encoding DUF4236 domain-containing protein: protein MGWRVTKSINFGPLRITFSRSGVGWSVGARGFRTGVDSKGRKYSHTSIPGTGISKRTYEQKNPNQNVNNRKEIGWPIIVIILIVLSLMRFSMK from the coding sequence ATGGGTTGGAGAGTCACAAAAAGCATCAATTTCGGTCCTTTGCGGATTACATTTTCTAGATCCGGTGTTGGATGGAGCGTTGGTGCTAGAGGCTTTAGAACTGGTGTAGATTCCAAAGGAAGGAAATACTCTCATACCTCCATTCCGGGCACAGGTATTTCCAAGCGCACTTATGAACAAAAGAATCCAAATCAGAACGTGAATAACAGGAAGGAAATCGGTTGGCCGATAATAGTTATTATTCTGATAGTACTTTCACTAATGAGATTTTCCATGAAATAG
- a CDS encoding helix-turn-helix transcriptional regulator, with translation MPRQKRSSHKTPLATFLQRILQEQNISMLEAARIAGCAPSVLHGWIQGSYPSETIDKLKKLCNHFGYSLAVALSGEPDKIANNFNLNEYYTQTTVFEGLAQIQIKKLEPLRRGGSDER, from the coding sequence ATGCCGAGACAGAAAAGAAGCTCACACAAAACACCACTCGCGACTTTCTTGCAGAGGATTTTGCAAGAACAGAATATCTCAATGCTTGAGGCCGCGAGAATCGCGGGATGCGCCCCCTCTGTTCTTCATGGTTGGATACAAGGCTCATATCCTTCCGAGACGATCGATAAGCTTAAAAAGCTTTGCAATCACTTCGGATACTCTCTTGCCGTCGCATTGAGTGGAGAGCCCGATAAAATCGCAAATAACTTTAATCTCAATGAATACTATACACAGACCACGGTCTTTGAAGGTCTCGCACAAATTCAAATTAAAAAACTCGAACCTCTGAGAAGAGGAGGCTCCGATGAAAGATAA
- a CDS encoding DUF262 domain-containing protein → MIKKGSIDSDKISVKSIFELWFRIPEYQRPYRWGREQIETFLEDVSQAATLNPAGEYFLGSFVYQKKAGTRSPVSFDENDLLDGQQRLTTLMLLFAVIRDLTDNQTRKDTCQKFIYQQANPDLRIPERFRIFFETRDGARDFLETFVKKQDATCNAEAIKAEAARSDDVTVKSMAEAIQTMTSFFSSPEAPSIDTFFPFLLNNVLMVYVATEDFEDAFQLFTILNNRGLPLSQSDILKAWNLGVLQNDLDRKRYSQFWEDTESEFGEHFDRFLSYIRMLLLKDKARLSLLKEFEDRIYGNDNRSKRPLLSKGLETLKLIEKHRENYGTLFSGKNQSLEMDWKFDNLILIMANSLPSTDWIPPLLAYFDKYEFKSIYEFLVMLDRKFSGDWVAGETPTTRIENMAAIITAIEKSASIDSLLSSNIFAFDHESFLSNVQGDVYGRKFARYLLFKLDFYYSSSEGPYHLPETISIEHIAPQNPSTDSQWHKNFSEQDREEWTHKIGNLILMGRGKNSSLGRLDFEDKMKKYFVKNIQTNPNSLRIWANFDQWTLNDLRKNHSMVIERIRKEYDINV, encoded by the coding sequence ATGATAAAAAAGGGCTCCATAGATAGCGACAAAATCAGCGTAAAAAGTATCTTTGAATTGTGGTTTCGCATTCCCGAGTATCAGAGACCTTACAGATGGGGACGTGAGCAAATAGAAACATTTCTTGAGGACGTATCTCAAGCTGCGACGCTAAATCCCGCAGGAGAATATTTCTTAGGGTCTTTCGTTTATCAAAAGAAAGCTGGCACTAGATCTCCGGTAAGTTTTGATGAAAATGACCTGTTAGACGGTCAACAACGTCTAACTACGCTGATGCTTCTTTTTGCAGTCATAAGAGACTTAACAGACAATCAGACGCGGAAAGATACCTGTCAGAAGTTTATCTATCAGCAAGCCAACCCCGATTTGCGTATTCCAGAAAGATTTCGCATTTTCTTTGAAACTAGAGACGGCGCCAGAGACTTCTTAGAAACCTTCGTTAAGAAACAAGATGCAACTTGTAATGCTGAAGCCATTAAAGCGGAGGCAGCTAGGTCGGATGATGTAACTGTAAAGAGTATGGCTGAGGCGATTCAGACAATGACCTCCTTTTTCTCATCACCTGAGGCGCCTTCTATTGACACTTTCTTTCCATTCCTTTTGAACAACGTTTTGATGGTGTATGTCGCTACCGAGGACTTTGAAGATGCTTTCCAGCTTTTTACTATCCTAAATAATCGGGGTTTGCCGTTAAGTCAGAGCGATATTCTTAAGGCCTGGAATCTGGGTGTTCTTCAGAACGATTTAGATAGAAAGAGATATAGCCAGTTTTGGGAAGACACTGAAAGCGAATTCGGCGAACACTTTGACAGGTTTCTATCTTACATCAGAATGTTGCTTCTTAAGGATAAAGCGCGCTTAAGTCTTCTTAAAGAATTTGAAGATCGGATTTATGGAAATGACAATAGGTCAAAAAGACCGCTCCTAAGCAAGGGGCTCGAAACCTTAAAGCTGATTGAAAAACATCGGGAGAATTACGGCACCTTATTCTCGGGTAAGAATCAAAGTTTAGAAATGGACTGGAAGTTCGATAATTTAATTTTGATTATGGCGAACTCGCTTCCATCGACTGATTGGATTCCGCCGTTACTTGCATATTTCGATAAATATGAATTTAAGAGCATCTATGAGTTTCTGGTTATGCTTGATAGAAAATTCTCAGGCGACTGGGTGGCGGGAGAAACTCCAACCACGAGAATCGAAAATATGGCCGCTATTATTACGGCAATTGAAAAGTCCGCGTCTATAGATAGTTTGCTCTCAAGCAATATCTTTGCATTCGATCACGAAAGCTTTCTATCGAATGTTCAAGGCGACGTTTATGGTAGAAAATTTGCACGATACTTATTATTTAAACTCGATTTTTATTATAGCAGCTCGGAGGGGCCTTATCATCTGCCCGAGACAATAAGTATCGAACATATAGCACCACAAAACCCTTCAACCGACAGTCAGTGGCATAAAAACTTCTCGGAGCAAGACCGCGAGGAGTGGACCCATAAGATAGGGAACCTGATTCTGATGGGAAGAGGCAAAAACTCTTCTCTTGGAAGGCTGGATTTTGAAGATAAGATGAAAAAGTATTTCGTTAAAAATATTCAAACAAATCCAAACTCTCTGCGGATCTGGGCCAACTTCGACCAGTGGACACTTAATGATTTAAGAAAGAATCATTCAATGGTTATCGAAAGGATTCGTAAAGAATACGATATTAATGTCTAA
- a CDS encoding AmpG family muropeptide MFS transporter, protein MSEKKNILKELLSKNMLVIFLLGFSSGLPLALTGGTLKTWLSREHVDISTIGYFSWVGIAYSLKFLWSPLLDRFTLFKAGRRRSWMITMQIALIGALAYMGTLEPTLNLSLMAIMAVLIAFFSATQDIAIDAYRRELLSNEELGLGSSLNIYGYRIAMLIAGGAGIGLVGSSFWPISWGQLYYLMAGCMLVGLITTLLAPEPKLDSPPPKTLLQAIVEPFAEFLKRPGAWYILAFVLLFKLGDALAISLLNPFYVETGFSNADIGLIAKTFGLISSLVGFFLGGVVIYYLGIYRSLWTFGILQAISTASFAVLTYTGAKLVPFALVVVFEDVSTGMATSAFVAFMAALSNKKYTATQYAILSSIATLGRTFFSGFTGDMVKHLGWANFFYVCALVAIPGLLMLVGMRKYHTDDMLKSS, encoded by the coding sequence ATGAGCGAAAAGAAAAATATCCTGAAAGAACTGCTTAGCAAGAACATGCTTGTGATTTTCTTGCTTGGTTTTTCAAGCGGTCTTCCCCTAGCACTGACAGGTGGCACTTTAAAAACTTGGTTGTCACGTGAACACGTTGACATCAGCACGATCGGTTATTTTAGCTGGGTTGGTATCGCTTACTCTTTGAAGTTCTTGTGGTCTCCCCTTTTAGATCGTTTCACGTTGTTTAAAGCAGGTCGCAGAAGATCGTGGATGATCACAATGCAAATCGCATTGATTGGCGCCCTTGCTTACATGGGGACGCTGGAGCCGACATTGAATTTGTCATTGATGGCGATCATGGCCGTGTTGATTGCGTTTTTCAGTGCGACTCAAGATATTGCGATCGATGCTTATCGCCGCGAACTTTTGTCGAATGAAGAGTTAGGTCTTGGTTCCTCTTTAAATATTTACGGTTACCGTATCGCGATGCTGATCGCGGGTGGTGCCGGTATCGGTTTGGTGGGTTCAAGCTTCTGGCCGATTTCTTGGGGTCAGCTTTATTATTTAATGGCTGGTTGTATGCTGGTTGGTTTGATCACGACTTTACTTGCTCCCGAACCGAAGTTGGATTCACCTCCGCCAAAAACTTTGTTGCAAGCGATCGTGGAACCGTTTGCAGAATTTTTGAAACGTCCCGGTGCTTGGTACATCCTGGCTTTCGTGTTGTTATTCAAATTAGGTGATGCACTTGCGATTTCTTTGTTAAATCCGTTTTATGTTGAAACCGGATTCAGCAATGCTGACATCGGATTGATTGCAAAAACATTCGGTTTGATTTCATCACTCGTCGGTTTCTTCTTAGGTGGCGTTGTCATTTACTACTTGGGAATTTATCGCTCCCTTTGGACATTCGGTATTCTACAAGCTATTTCGACAGCTTCTTTTGCTGTGCTAACATACACCGGCGCCAAACTTGTGCCATTTGCACTAGTCGTGGTCTTCGAAGATGTCAGTACTGGCATGGCGACATCAGCGTTTGTGGCGTTCATGGCCGCTTTGAGCAATAAAAAATATACGGCGACTCAGTATGCGATTCTTTCTAGTATTGCCACTCTGGGAAGAACGTTTTTCTCGGGCTTTACTGGGGATATGGTGAAGCATCTAGGATGGGCGAACTTCTTTTATGTTTGTGCCTTAGTCGCAATTCCAGGATTACTCATGTTAGTTGGAATGCGCAAATATCACACTGATGACATGTTGAAATCGTCTTAG
- a CDS encoding HNH endonuclease has translation MRFCRENVYIRDNYTCQYCGEKFSAKQLTLDHVVPASQNGPKNWTNVVSACRDCNQRKANRTPRTANMPLLTEPHTPSWLPTLQLEISEDHVPPDWAPYLRLKTG, from the coding sequence GTGCGGTTCTGCCGAGAAAACGTTTATATCCGCGATAATTACACCTGCCAATATTGTGGAGAAAAATTCTCCGCGAAGCAGCTCACTCTCGATCACGTCGTCCCCGCTTCTCAGAATGGTCCTAAAAACTGGACAAATGTCGTTTCCGCTTGTCGCGACTGCAATCAACGCAAAGCAAATCGTACTCCACGCACCGCAAATATGCCTTTACTGACCGAGCCGCATACGCCATCGTGGTTGCCAACGCTGCAATTAGAAATCAGCGAAGACCACGTTCCGCCAGATTGGGCGCCATATTTACGACTGAAAACAGGATGA
- a CDS encoding VWA domain-containing protein, translating to MNDDFSQRPFELVEFAENSEQRCPCLLLLDVSASMSGSKINELNDGLIAFKNELLADSLASKRVEIGVVTFGPVEVKQEFVTVDQFYPEHLSPQGNTPMGEAIVRGINLLQERKDKYKNAGVKYYRPWIFLITDGEPTDAYHEAASRVRSGEDRKEFSFFAVGVEGANLGTLSQITSPNRPPVKLRGLAFRELFQWLSSSLKAVSQSKPGDVVVLPPNGWSAID from the coding sequence ATGAATGACGATTTTTCTCAGAGGCCATTTGAACTAGTTGAGTTTGCAGAAAACTCAGAACAACGTTGTCCATGTCTGCTTTTACTGGATGTTTCTGCTTCAATGTCTGGAAGTAAAATAAATGAGCTAAATGACGGACTTATTGCATTTAAAAATGAACTGCTAGCGGACTCTCTGGCGTCTAAGCGGGTCGAAATTGGAGTTGTGACCTTTGGACCTGTTGAAGTGAAACAAGAGTTTGTTACTGTAGATCAATTTTACCCTGAGCATCTTTCACCCCAGGGCAATACCCCCATGGGAGAAGCCATAGTTCGCGGAATTAATCTTTTGCAAGAGCGAAAAGATAAATATAAAAACGCGGGAGTTAAGTATTATCGTCCGTGGATTTTTTTGATTACGGATGGTGAACCGACGGATGCTTATCACGAAGCTGCAAGCAGAGTTCGTTCTGGCGAAGATCGCAAAGAGTTTTCATTTTTTGCGGTTGGCGTCGAAGGAGCGAACCTTGGCACTTTATCACAAATCACTTCTCCTAATAGACCACCAGTTAAGCTTAGAGGTCTGGCGTTTAGAGAGCTATTCCAATGGCTTTCAAGCTCTTTAAAAGCCGTTTCACAGTCAAAGCCGGGCGATGTAGTGGTACTTCCTCCTAATGGATGGAGTGCGATTGACTAA
- a CDS encoding 3-oxoacyl-[acyl-carrier-protein] synthase III C-terminal domain-containing protein codes for MYLQNFLSIQPPYSSTQEQCFRWLSEAHEIAQQGRNNTQEEYLKLFHRVGCSEQQINQRFFFTPDLKEGDWEHKAIYPVRISARGVSMQERHEFYHKTVRKLFEQIYSERKFPDDIIHVSCTGYISPSAAQMEALKAPQNVTVTHSYHMGCYGAFPALRMASGFLANKEVLGNKKAVDLVHTELCSLHLNPQDPSLEQLVIQSLFADGCIAYSMSEDQPTQGFKLHSLYEELIPGTSDAMEWMVSDWGMKMTLSKDVPNMVGNKVVDFTLRWLHKRGFDIRAIRDKALFAVHPGGPKIIDQVKEKMELREDQVSASRELLRERGNMSSATLPHLWQKILNDDKIPSGTPIISYAFGPGLTICASYMEKI; via the coding sequence ATGTACTTACAAAACTTTCTCTCTATTCAGCCGCCCTACTCAAGTACTCAGGAACAGTGCTTTCGTTGGCTGTCAGAAGCCCACGAGATTGCACAACAGGGAAGAAACAATACTCAAGAAGAGTATCTTAAATTGTTTCACCGTGTTGGTTGCAGCGAACAACAAATAAACCAGCGTTTTTTCTTTACACCGGATTTGAAAGAAGGCGACTGGGAACATAAAGCCATTTATCCAGTCCGTATTTCCGCTCGTGGTGTTAGCATGCAAGAACGTCACGAGTTCTATCACAAAACTGTGCGCAAACTTTTTGAACAAATATATAGTGAGCGAAAATTTCCTGACGACATTATTCATGTCAGTTGTACGGGATATATTTCTCCAAGTGCCGCGCAGATGGAAGCATTGAAAGCTCCACAGAACGTTACGGTCACACATTCTTATCACATGGGTTGTTATGGCGCCTTTCCGGCTTTGCGTATGGCCTCGGGCTTTTTAGCGAATAAAGAGGTCCTAGGTAATAAAAAGGCTGTCGACTTAGTTCACACCGAACTTTGCAGTTTGCATTTGAATCCACAAGATCCAAGCCTTGAACAACTTGTGATTCAAAGTCTGTTCGCCGATGGCTGCATCGCTTATTCGATGAGTGAAGATCAGCCCACTCAAGGTTTTAAGCTACATTCTTTGTATGAAGAACTTATTCCCGGAACTTCAGATGCGATGGAGTGGATGGTTTCTGACTGGGGCATGAAGATGACTTTATCTAAGGACGTGCCCAACATGGTTGGCAATAAAGTCGTCGATTTCACTTTGCGCTGGTTGCACAAACGTGGCTTTGATATACGCGCCATTCGCGACAAAGCTTTATTCGCAGTCCACCCTGGCGGTCCAAAAATCATCGATCAAGTGAAAGAAAAAATGGAATTGCGCGAAGATCAAGTATCCGCATCGCGAGAGTTATTACGCGAACGCGGCAACATGTCTTCGGCGACTCTTCCACATCTATGGCAAAAGATTTTGAATGACGACAAAATTCCTTCTGGTACACCGATCATCAGTTACGCCTTCGGCCCTGGTTTAACTATTTGTGCAAGCTATATGGAGAAAATCTAA
- a CDS encoding GNAT family N-acetyltransferase: protein MTNLYEIKLVTTRETLPLRKKVLKPFLSEEECVNPGDDLPTTYHLGLFSNGELVSISTFIQEAHPDFPAQFPYRLRGMATDETFRGKGVGSILLKHGEDFLRGKGCDFLWFNARIKAFSFYEKLGFSYYGPLFEMKNIGPHKVMYKVLDHK from the coding sequence ATGACGAATCTTTACGAAATTAAATTAGTAACAACACGCGAAACTCTTCCTCTGCGCAAAAAAGTATTGAAACCTTTTTTATCAGAGGAAGAATGCGTAAACCCCGGCGACGATCTTCCCACGACATATCACTTAGGCCTTTTTTCTAACGGCGAACTTGTTTCCATTTCAACTTTTATTCAAGAGGCACATCCCGATTTCCCTGCGCAATTTCCGTATCGCTTGCGTGGCATGGCCACTGACGAGACTTTCCGCGGGAAAGGCGTCGGTTCTATTTTGTTAAAACATGGCGAGGATTTTTTACGAGGAAAAGGTTGTGATTTTTTGTGGTTCAACGCGCGCATCAAAGCATTTTCCTTCTACGAAAAATTAGGCTTTTCATACTATGGTCCACTCTTCGAGATGAAGAACATCGGCCCACATAAAGTCATGTACAAGGTCCTTGATCACAAGTAA
- a CDS encoding PP2C family serine/threonine-protein phosphatase translates to MTKVLRWALASKIGTSHIKLGTEKQDWARCVQLETQIGKVTLSIISDGAGSASMGKQGAAIVCYSIIQRFREYYRSNSANPSDEELWSWVDSARELISACAIKRKAARRDFSATLVALIITPKDLIVLHIGDGSVVARKTDQQWTALSWPETGEYASTTYFLIDDPSPKLKISRFTNEYDGYALFSDGIENLALDFKNQTPHPPFFNGLLRAVDGMAKSGKIEGLSKELTNFLGSEKVNERTDDDKSLIIISSK, encoded by the coding sequence TTGACTAAAGTTTTGCGCTGGGCTCTTGCCTCAAAAATAGGAACTTCTCATATTAAATTGGGAACTGAGAAGCAAGATTGGGCAAGGTGTGTCCAATTGGAAACCCAAATTGGTAAGGTTACTCTTTCGATTATTTCAGATGGCGCTGGAAGTGCCTCAATGGGTAAGCAAGGGGCAGCAATCGTTTGTTATAGCATTATTCAGAGATTTCGAGAGTACTATAGATCTAATTCGGCAAATCCTAGTGATGAAGAATTATGGTCTTGGGTTGATAGTGCCCGAGAACTCATTAGTGCTTGCGCGATAAAAAGAAAAGCTGCTCGGCGGGATTTTTCCGCGACTCTGGTCGCTCTTATAATTACTCCTAAAGACCTCATTGTTCTTCATATCGGAGATGGAAGTGTTGTTGCTAGAAAGACAGATCAACAATGGACGGCACTTTCATGGCCAGAAACTGGTGAGTATGCGTCTACAACATACTTTCTAATAGATGATCCGTCACCAAAATTGAAAATATCACGTTTTACAAATGAATATGATGGGTATGCCTTATTTAGTGATGGAATAGAAAATCTTGCACTTGATTTTAAAAATCAAACTCCACACCCGCCCTTTTTCAATGGTCTTTTAAGAGCTGTGGATGGAATGGCAAAAAGTGGAAAGATTGAAGGTCTATCCAAAGAACTTACCAACTTTCTAGGCAGCGAAAAAGTCAACGAGCGCACCGATGACGACAAAAGCCTAATAATTATTTCTTCAAAATGA